The following proteins are encoded in a genomic region of Cryptomeria japonica chromosome 11, Sugi_1.0, whole genome shotgun sequence:
- the LOC131860200 gene encoding uncharacterized protein LOC131860200 — protein sequence MAMEVINGNDGNNNGGGDNGNNGNYGRNGGFNRGNMNNQNNNQKMQENGIESFPMDVLVDSKNLKTHYEILCHRPNSLQQAFKTAATIEINRKVVEKVSKRDDPKLYNSRVPKKDELT from the exons atggcaatggAGGTAATAAATGGAAATGATGGAAATAATAATGGTGGTGGAgacaatgggaacaatggtaattatggaaGAAATGGTGGATTCAACAGAGGaaatatgaacaatcaaaacaacaatcag aagatgcaggagaatggtatagaaTCCTTCCCGATGGATGTATTGGTAGATAGCAAGAATCT caaaacccattatgagattttaTGTCATAGACCTAATTctctacaacaagcattcaagacagCTGCTACCATTGAGATTAACAGGAAAGTTGTTGAGAAGGTTtccaagagagatgatccaaagttgtacaatTCTAGGGTCCCCAAGAAAGATGAACTTACttag